The following proteins come from a genomic window of Sulfitobacter indolifex:
- the arsC gene encoding arsenate reductase (glutaredoxin) (This arsenate reductase requires both glutathione and glutaredoxin to convert arsenate to arsenite, after which the efflux transporter formed by ArsA and ArsB can extrude the arsenite from the cell, providing resistance.), protein MITLWHNPRCSKSRQTLALIEEAGAPVTVRRYLEDAPTRDEIVAARDTLGLRAIEMLRTGEKVFKELNLTKDSSDDMLLNAMAAHPILIERPIAFAQGRAVIGRPPEAVRVLL, encoded by the coding sequence ATGATCACCCTGTGGCACAACCCGCGCTGCTCAAAGTCCCGCCAGACCTTGGCGTTGATTGAAGAAGCCGGAGCGCCCGTGACCGTCCGCCGCTATCTCGAAGACGCGCCGACACGGGATGAGATCGTGGCCGCCCGCGACACTCTCGGCCTGCGCGCTATCGAGATGCTCCGGACGGGCGAAAAGGTCTTTAAAGAGTTGAACCTGACCAAGGACAGCTCTGATGATATGTTGCTTAATGCGATGGCCGCCCATCCGATCCTGATCGAACGCCCCATCGCCTTTGCCCAAGGTCGCGCCGTGATTGGCCGCCCGCCCGAAGCGGTACGGGTGCTGCTCTAA
- a CDS encoding DUF952 domain-containing protein, whose product MLIFKIFRADEWAALRKDGATDGAPIDVTDGYVHFSTAEQAEETAAKHFAGVDGLFLLAIEAETLGDALKWEPSRGGALFPHLYRQLKLGDVVWAQPLPLVEGAHEFPAGLGEASA is encoded by the coding sequence ATGCTGATTTTTAAGATATTCCGCGCCGACGAATGGGCGGCGCTGCGCAAAGATGGGGCCACCGATGGGGCGCCGATTGATGTAACCGACGGCTATGTGCATTTCTCAACCGCCGAACAGGCTGAAGAGACTGCTGCCAAACATTTCGCCGGGGTCGATGGCCTGTTTCTGCTCGCCATTGAGGCCGAGACGCTGGGCGATGCGCTGAAATGGGAGCCCTCGCGCGGGGGCGCGTTGTTTCCGCATCTCTACCGCCAGCTTAAACTGGGCGATGTGGTCTGGGCACAGCCCTTGCCCTTGGTGGAGGGCGCGCATGAATTCCCCGCCGGACTAGGCGAAGCAAGCGCATGA
- a CDS encoding PaaI family thioesterase: MSDKLKMARQFIQALPHSMALGMELQELGDGSAEITMPYDEKLIGDPKTGVISGGAVSALMDTCCGAAVMSHPSNPAATATMDLRIEYLRAAKPGQTITTRATCYHVTRSVAFVRATATDEDAENLVATATGTFTVEGHK; the protein is encoded by the coding sequence ATGTCGGACAAGTTGAAGATGGCACGACAGTTCATTCAAGCGTTGCCCCATTCTATGGCGCTTGGGATGGAGCTGCAGGAGCTGGGTGACGGCTCTGCCGAGATCACGATGCCCTATGATGAAAAACTCATCGGCGACCCGAAGACTGGCGTGATCAGCGGTGGGGCGGTCTCGGCCTTGATGGACACCTGTTGTGGGGCGGCAGTGATGAGCCATCCCAGCAATCCCGCCGCGACTGCGACGATGGATTTGCGCATTGAATACCTGCGCGCGGCAAAGCCCGGGCAGACGATCACGACCCGCGCGACCTGCTATCACGTCACCCGCTCGGTCGCCTTTGTGCGCGCCACGGCGACTGATGAAGATGCCGAAAACCTTGTCGCCACGGCCACCGGAACCTTCACCGTGGAGGGCCACAAATGA
- a CDS encoding MerR family transcriptional regulator has product MDDERLTFKEMCAAFDVTPRTLRYYEYIELLQPHREGRSRFYGPRERARMKLILRGRKFGFALEDIRQWLLIYEKEGTEAQMRAWVTMADGQLSELAEQRRQLDEAMAELQKLRDDTAAAIGSGQG; this is encoded by the coding sequence TTGGACGATGAACGCCTGACATTCAAAGAGATGTGCGCCGCATTCGACGTGACGCCACGCACCTTGCGCTATTACGAATATATCGAATTGCTACAGCCGCACCGCGAAGGGCGCTCTCGTTTCTATGGCCCGCGCGAACGCGCGCGGATGAAGCTGATCCTACGCGGCCGCAAGTTTGGCTTTGCGCTGGAAGACATCCGCCAGTGGCTGTTGATCTACGAAAAAGAGGGCACAGAGGCACAGATGCGCGCGTGGGTGACTATGGCGGATGGACAACTGTCAGAATTGGCCGAGCAACGCCGTCAGTTGGACGAAGCGATGGCAGAATTGCAAAAGCTGCGTGATGACACCGCCGCAGCAATCGGATCGGGCCAAGGCTAA
- a CDS encoding cupredoxin domain-containing protein: MPHSPYTEAANPPASGDFEEQMMLSSYRKSAGALALAMSVFAASGASAETRNVLIVDGAYFPSISHVQPGDQVVFTNNATGGHTVTGDAEAWTSGAIPVNGSYTLDITAETPTTFRGQTSDNAEFEGAISFDVPVTQ; this comes from the coding sequence ATGCCGCATTCACCCTATACTGAAGCGGCCAATCCGCCCGCGTCGGGCGACTTTGAGGAGCAGATGATGCTAAGTTCATATCGTAAAAGCGCTGGTGCTCTGGCCCTTGCCATGAGTGTTTTCGCAGCTTCCGGCGCAAGCGCCGAAACCCGCAATGTGCTGATCGTTGACGGCGCCTATTTCCCATCAATCTCGCATGTGCAACCGGGCGATCAGGTGGTTTTCACCAACAATGCCACGGGCGGCCACACGGTCACCGGCGACGCAGAAGCGTGGACCAGCGGCGCAATCCCTGTGAACGGCAGCTATACGCTCGATATCACCGCTGAGACCCCCACCACATTCAGGGGCCAAACATCAGATAACGCCGAGTTTGAAGGGGCGATCAGTTTCGACGTGCCCGTCACGCAGTAA
- a CDS encoding bifunctional metallophosphatase/5'-nucleotidase — translation MKRFLTATAALALTSGMAAAEYNLTILHTNDFHARFEPISKYDGPCGAEDNTAGECFGGSGRLMTAITEARERAGNSILVDGGDQFQGTLFYTQYKGALAAEMMNQMGYDAMTVGNHEFDDGPEVLRGFMDALEFPVLMSNADVSGEPLLADKLAKSTVIEKGGEQIGLIGLTPQDTHELASPGDNITFSDPVAAVQGEVDLLIARGVNKIIVLSHSGYGVDQKVAAETTGVDVIVGGHTNTLLSNTNERAEGPYPTMVGETAIVQAYAFGKFLGELNVTFDDEGNITKAEGEPLIMDAAVTEDQPTVDRIAEAAKPLEEIRNRVVADTAEAIDGERGSCRAQECSMGNLVADAMLDRVKDQGIDVAIANSGGLRASIDAGEVTMGEVLTVLPFQNTLSIFQVTGAQLVEALENGVSQHEEGAGRFPQVAGMSFAFDPKAEAGSRISDVMIAGAPIDLEKTYGAVSNNYVRNGGDGYAMFKDAANAYDYGPDLADVTAEYLAKDGTYKPYTDGRITMK, via the coding sequence ATGAAACGATTCCTGACTGCGACCGCAGCACTGGCGCTGACCAGTGGCATGGCGGCGGCTGAGTATAATCTCACCATTTTGCACACCAATGATTTTCACGCGCGGTTTGAGCCGATCAGCAAATACGACGGTCCCTGCGGTGCCGAAGACAACACAGCGGGTGAATGTTTCGGAGGATCTGGCCGTTTGATGACCGCGATCACCGAGGCGCGCGAGCGTGCAGGCAACAGCATCCTTGTGGATGGCGGCGACCAGTTTCAGGGCACGTTGTTCTACACCCAGTACAAGGGCGCATTGGCCGCCGAGATGATGAACCAGATGGGCTATGATGCGATGACCGTGGGCAACCACGAATTTGACGATGGCCCCGAAGTGCTGCGCGGCTTTATGGACGCCTTGGAATTCCCGGTGCTTATGTCCAATGCCGATGTCTCTGGCGAGCCGCTGCTGGCCGACAAGCTGGCCAAATCGACCGTGATCGAAAAGGGGGGCGAACAGATCGGCTTGATCGGCCTGACGCCGCAAGACACGCATGAGCTGGCCAGCCCAGGCGACAATATCACCTTCTCTGACCCGGTAGCCGCCGTGCAGGGTGAGGTCGATCTGCTGATTGCTAGGGGTGTGAACAAAATCATCGTGCTCAGCCACTCAGGCTATGGCGTTGACCAGAAGGTGGCGGCGGAAACCACCGGGGTCGATGTGATCGTGGGCGGCCACACCAACACGCTGCTCAGCAACACGAACGAGCGTGCTGAAGGGCCGTACCCGACGATGGTGGGCGAAACTGCAATCGTGCAGGCCTATGCCTTTGGCAAATTCCTTGGCGAGTTGAATGTGACCTTTGACGATGAGGGCAACATCACCAAGGCCGAGGGCGAGCCGCTGATCATGGACGCGGCCGTGACCGAGGATCAGCCCACCGTCGACCGTATCGCCGAAGCCGCCAAGCCGCTCGAGGAAATCCGCAACCGGGTGGTGGCCGATACAGCCGAGGCAATCGACGGGGAGCGCGGCAGCTGTCGCGCGCAGGAATGCTCAATGGGCAACCTTGTGGCCGACGCGATGCTTGACCGGGTGAAGGATCAGGGCATCGACGTGGCGATTGCCAACTCGGGCGGGCTGCGTGCCTCCATCGACGCGGGCGAGGTGACGATGGGCGAAGTGCTCACCGTGCTGCCGTTCCAGAACACGCTGTCGATCTTCCAAGTCACCGGCGCACAACTGGTTGAGGCGCTGGAGAACGGTGTGAGCCAGCATGAAGAAGGCGCAGGGCGTTTCCCGCAAGTGGCGGGCATGTCCTTTGCCTTTGATCCTAAGGCCGAAGCTGGCAGCCGGATCAGCGATGTGATGATTGCTGGTGCGCCGATTGACCTTGAGAAAACCTATGGTGCCGTCTCGAACAACTACGTTCGCAACGGTGGCGATGGCTATGCGATGTTTAAAGACGCCGCCAATGCCTATGACTACGGCCCAGATTTGGCGGATGTCACGGCGGAGTATTTGGCCAAGGACGGGACATATAAGCCCTATACCGATGGTCGGATCACTATGAAGTAA
- a CDS encoding helix-turn-helix transcriptional regulator, with protein sequence MIDLNQHSPKTLDELVQCCQDAMTAASLLACGLAYYQPHGIDLVSYHGDSTGAPAILYRYEATGAETPRWHSRFLDVETLRESPVEAIARQQVLPVYWSAVSKEARLTRAERAYMDRLLGRYPNDGISLKVHGPGGDSAVVGLGFAAKQARLSSIALYKLLCAAQIAHLRYCALAESQSPRDFGLSPREVEVLEWIATGKSNGVIAEILGISPHTVDTIVRRIFAKLDVNDRTTAAIRGLGAGLLRRPKDNAP encoded by the coding sequence ATGATCGACCTCAATCAACATAGTCCCAAAACGCTGGATGAGCTGGTTCAGTGTTGTCAGGACGCTATGACCGCAGCGAGCCTATTGGCTTGTGGGCTGGCCTATTATCAACCGCATGGGATCGATTTGGTGAGCTATCATGGCGATAGCACAGGCGCGCCGGCAATCCTCTATCGGTATGAGGCGACGGGTGCGGAGACGCCCCGGTGGCATTCGCGGTTCTTGGACGTAGAGACGCTACGCGAAAGCCCTGTCGAAGCCATAGCCCGACAGCAGGTTCTGCCAGTCTATTGGTCAGCCGTGTCCAAAGAAGCCCGCCTTACCCGCGCTGAGCGTGCATATATGGACAGGCTGCTGGGGCGGTATCCAAATGACGGCATTTCCCTAAAGGTCCACGGCCCTGGCGGAGATTCTGCCGTCGTGGGGTTGGGATTTGCGGCGAAACAGGCGCGTTTGTCATCAATTGCGCTCTATAAACTTCTTTGTGCCGCCCAGATTGCGCACCTGCGGTATTGCGCTTTGGCCGAGAGCCAATCGCCCCGTGATTTTGGCCTCTCTCCGCGTGAAGTTGAGGTGTTGGAGTGGATTGCTACCGGCAAAAGCAACGGTGTCATCGCTGAAATACTTGGGATTTCGCCGCATACGGTGGATACGATCGTGCGCCGAATTTTTGCCAAGCTCGACGTGAACGATCGTACCACCGCAGCCATTCGGGGGCTGGGGGCAGGACTGCTGCGCCGTCCAAAAGACAATGCGCCGTAA
- a CDS encoding acyl-CoA dehydrogenase C-terminal domain-containing protein yields MPSYTAPTKDLQFVLHDVLKVTESKTPGYDELEPDFTAAILDEAGKLTSEVLAPLNAVGDKEGCRLENGVVYTPKGFKEAFEKVKEGGWPGLDMPEQYGGQNMPYVIGTAVGEMFSAANQAFTMYQGLTHGAASAILAHGTDAQKDTYLPKMVSCEWTGTMNLTEPHCGTDLGLMRTKAVPQDDGSYKISGQKIFISSGEHDMADNIIHLVLAKIEGGPEGIKGVSLFIVPKFMVKEDGSLGERNGVSVGSIEEKMGIHGNSTCVMNYDGATGYLLGTEHKGMRAMFTMMNEARVGVGMQGLAQAEVAYQNAVIYANDRLQGRAVTGAVAPEKAADPLIVHPDIRRSLMDQKSFVEAARAFILWGATMIDAAHRADDKDADGLVSLLTPVIKGFLTDQGYDMTVKAQQVYGGHGYIEEWGMSQFTRDARIAQIYEGANGVQALDLVGRKLAQDGGKHVMAFFDLVKGFIKDNAGQDAEFDAAFLDPLKAASKDLQSAGMYFMQNGMKNPNNALAGSNDFMHMFGHVCLGLMWAKMGLAAKEALKTGSGDATFYETKLATGRYYMARQLPATALHLTRIQSGADTVMALEAANF; encoded by the coding sequence ATGCCCAGCTACACAGCCCCCACCAAAGACCTGCAATTCGTTCTGCATGACGTGCTGAAAGTCACCGAAAGCAAGACACCCGGCTATGATGAGCTGGAGCCTGATTTCACCGCCGCCATCCTTGACGAAGCGGGCAAGCTGACCTCCGAAGTCCTCGCTCCGCTGAACGCCGTGGGCGACAAGGAAGGCTGCCGTCTGGAAAATGGTGTGGTCTATACGCCCAAGGGTTTCAAAGAAGCCTTTGAGAAGGTCAAAGAAGGTGGCTGGCCCGGTCTCGACATGCCCGAGCAATACGGCGGGCAGAACATGCCTTATGTCATCGGCACCGCCGTCGGCGAGATGTTCTCTGCCGCGAACCAAGCCTTTACCATGTACCAAGGCCTGACCCACGGCGCGGCCTCCGCGATCCTCGCCCATGGCACCGACGCACAGAAAGACACCTATCTGCCCAAGATGGTCTCCTGCGAATGGACCGGTACCATGAACCTGACCGAGCCGCATTGCGGCACCGATCTGGGCCTGATGCGCACCAAAGCAGTCCCACAGGACGACGGCAGCTACAAAATCTCCGGCCAGAAGATCTTCATCTCCTCGGGCGAACACGACATGGCCGACAACATCATCCATCTGGTGCTGGCCAAGATCGAAGGTGGGCCTGAGGGCATCAAGGGCGTGTCGCTCTTCATCGTGCCGAAGTTCATGGTCAAGGAAGACGGTAGCCTTGGCGAGCGCAACGGCGTCTCCGTCGGCTCCATTGAGGAAAAAATGGGCATCCACGGCAACTCAACCTGCGTGATGAACTACGACGGTGCCACCGGCTACCTGCTGGGGACCGAGCACAAAGGCATGCGCGCTATGTTCACCATGATGAATGAGGCCCGCGTCGGCGTCGGCATGCAGGGTCTGGCACAGGCAGAAGTCGCCTACCAAAACGCGGTGATCTACGCCAACGATCGCCTGCAAGGCCGCGCCGTGACCGGTGCCGTGGCGCCCGAAAAAGCGGCTGACCCGCTGATCGTACACCCCGACATCCGCCGTTCTCTGATGGACCAGAAAAGCTTTGTCGAAGCCGCCCGCGCCTTCATCCTCTGGGGTGCGACGATGATCGACGCCGCCCACCGCGCCGATGACAAAGACGCCGACGGTCTGGTGTCGCTGCTAACGCCTGTCATCAAGGGTTTCCTGACCGATCAAGGCTACGACATGACCGTGAAGGCCCAGCAGGTCTACGGCGGCCACGGCTATATCGAAGAATGGGGCATGTCCCAGTTCACCCGCGACGCCCGGATCGCCCAGATCTACGAAGGCGCCAACGGCGTGCAGGCGCTGGACCTCGTGGGTCGCAAACTGGCCCAAGACGGCGGCAAACACGTCATGGCCTTCTTCGATCTGGTCAAAGGCTTCATTAAAGACAACGCAGGCCAAGACGCCGAGTTCGACGCGGCCTTCCTTGACCCATTGAAAGCAGCGAGCAAAGACCTGCAATCGGCGGGCATGTACTTCATGCAGAACGGCATGAAGAACCCCAACAACGCGCTCGCGGGCTCCAATGACTTCATGCATATGTTCGGCCATGTCTGCTTGGGCCTGATGTGGGCCAAAATGGGTTTGGCTGCGAAAGAAGCCCTCAAGACCGGCAGCGGCGACGCCACGTTCTACGAGACGAAACTCGCAACCGGGCGCTACTATATGGCACGGCAACTGCCCGCCACGGCCCTGCACCTGACCCGCATCCAATCGGGCGCGGACACAGTCATGGCGCTGGAGGCCGCAAACTTCTAA
- a CDS encoding PaaI family thioesterase: MTKHRKPEPVQVVKQRRDGVLRAMVEGVPYIRFLGIEFERRGDELTGVMPFSEQLIGNPILPALHGGATAAFLEVTAIITLSWGLIWEDMESGALDLDNLDSDHLPRLPKTIDFTVDYLRTGLPRDAYARARINRSGRRYASVHVEAWQDNRSRIFAQATGHFLMPQRRG, encoded by the coding sequence ATGACCAAACACCGCAAGCCAGAGCCAGTACAGGTCGTCAAACAGCGCCGCGACGGGGTGCTGCGCGCCATGGTCGAAGGCGTGCCCTATATCCGCTTTCTTGGTATCGAGTTTGAGCGCCGGGGCGATGAGCTGACTGGGGTCATGCCCTTTTCCGAGCAGTTGATCGGCAACCCTATCTTGCCCGCCCTGCATGGCGGGGCGACGGCAGCTTTCCTTGAGGTCACGGCGATCATCACGCTGAGCTGGGGGTTGATCTGGGAAGACATGGAAAGCGGCGCGCTTGATCTGGATAATCTGGACAGTGACCACCTGCCACGGCTGCCAAAGACGATTGATTTCACAGTGGACTATCTGCGCACCGGTCTGCCGCGCGACGCTTATGCGCGGGCGCGGATTAACCGCTCGGGCCGGCGCTATGCCTCGGTTCATGTTGAGGCGTGGCAGGACAACCGCAGCCGTATATTTGCACAGGCCACCGGCCATTTCCTAATGCCGCAACGGCGTGGCTGA
- a CDS encoding MATE family efflux transporter — MRAVERGTLAARDVVTHRRVLKIALPIVISNATVPILGAVDTGVVGQLGAAAPIGAVGLGAIILSALYWIFGFLRMGTVGLTAQAAGNGDDGEVAALLTRGLLIGAGAGLVLMALQLPLFWASFQVAPASAEVEGLARQYMAIRIWSAPAAISIYAITGWLIAQERSRAVLVLQVWMNGLNILLDLWFVLGLGWGVEGVAIATFLAEWSGAALGLWFCRAAFAGVAWRDWVQVFDGPRWKRMMQVNTDILIRSLLLQAIFVSFLFMGSGLGDVTLAANQVLLQFLMITAYGLDGFAFAAEAIVGRAFGAGQREVLRRGALLTSGWALLVSAVMAVAFAVGGGLIIDLMAKASDVQDLARVYLPYMVAAPLLGCAAFMLDGIFIGATRSRDMRNMMLVSFLIYVAVALLLVPTLGNHGLWISLLVSFVVRGVTLGLRYPALERAAG; from the coding sequence GTGCGCGCGGTTGAGCGTGGCACACTGGCCGCGCGTGATGTGGTGACCCATCGCCGGGTGCTGAAGATTGCCCTGCCCATCGTGATTTCTAACGCCACCGTGCCGATCCTCGGCGCGGTTGATACGGGCGTGGTGGGGCAGCTGGGCGCAGCGGCCCCGATTGGCGCGGTGGGGCTAGGGGCGATTATCCTCTCGGCGCTGTACTGGATTTTCGGCTTCTTGCGCATGGGCACTGTCGGGCTGACTGCTCAGGCGGCGGGCAATGGCGATGACGGGGAAGTCGCGGCTCTGCTGACGCGCGGTCTGCTGATCGGCGCGGGTGCGGGGCTCGTGCTCATGGCATTACAATTGCCGCTCTTCTGGGCCTCCTTTCAGGTCGCCCCGGCCTCTGCCGAAGTTGAAGGGCTGGCGCGGCAGTATATGGCGATCCGCATCTGGTCTGCGCCCGCCGCCATTTCGATCTATGCGATCACCGGCTGGCTGATTGCCCAAGAACGCAGCCGCGCGGTGCTGGTGTTGCAGGTCTGGATGAACGGGCTGAACATCCTGCTTGATCTGTGGTTTGTGCTGGGCCTCGGCTGGGGTGTCGAAGGCGTCGCAATTGCTACCTTCCTTGCGGAATGGAGCGGGGCGGCATTAGGGCTGTGGTTCTGCCGCGCGGCCTTTGCCGGGGTGGCCTGGCGCGACTGGGTGCAGGTCTTTGACGGGCCGCGCTGGAAACGGATGATGCAGGTGAACACTGACATCCTGATCCGCTCGCTGCTGTTGCAGGCGATCTTTGTCTCGTTCCTTTTCATGGGGTCGGGCTTGGGCGATGTGACGCTAGCCGCCAATCAGGTGCTGCTGCAATTCCTGATGATCACCGCTTACGGCCTTGATGGTTTCGCCTTTGCCGCCGAAGCGATCGTAGGCCGGGCGTTTGGTGCGGGCCAGCGCGAAGTGCTGCGGCGCGGGGCGCTACTGACCTCGGGCTGGGCGCTGTTGGTGAGTGCTGTGATGGCCGTGGCCTTTGCGGTTGGCGGTGGCCTAATCATCGACTTGATGGCCAAAGCGTCCGACGTGCAGGACCTCGCGCGGGTCTATTTGCCCTATATGGTTGCGGCTCCGCTGCTGGGCTGTGCGGCCTTCATGCTCGATGGGATCTTCATCGGCGCCACCCGCTCGCGCGATATGCGCAACATGATGCTGGTGTCGTTCTTGATCTATGTCGCCGTAGCGTTGCTGTTGGTGCCGACTCTGGGCAACCACGGGCTGTGGATTTCGCTGCTGGTGTCCTTCGTGGTGCGGGGCGTCACATTGGGGCTGCGCTATCCGGCGTTGGAGCGCGCGGCGGGTTAG
- a CDS encoding MerR family transcriptional regulator, whose protein sequence is MTADTLTIRQMCDAFEVTPRTLRFYEAKELLFPLREGQKRLFTKSDRARLKLILRGKRFGFSLEEIRQLLDLYHMGDQQQTQIAAAYDVARARLADLELRREELNEAIDDLKDQLKWGEKMIASMNQPRRAAE, encoded by the coding sequence ATGACCGCCGACACGCTGACCATTCGCCAGATGTGCGACGCCTTTGAAGTGACCCCCCGCACCCTGCGCTTCTATGAGGCGAAAGAGTTGCTCTTCCCGCTGCGGGAAGGTCAGAAACGGCTGTTCACCAAAAGCGATCGCGCCCGGCTCAAGCTGATCCTGCGCGGCAAACGTTTTGGGTTCAGCCTCGAAGAAATTCGCCAGTTGCTCGACCTATACCACATGGGCGACCAACAGCAGACTCAAATCGCCGCCGCTTATGACGTGGCCCGCGCCCGATTGGCCGATCTAGAATTGCGCCGCGAAGAGCTGAACGAGGCCATCGACGACCTCAAAGACCAGTTAAAATGGGGGGAAAAGATGATCGCCTCCATGAACCAACCGCGCCGCGCCGCCGAATAA
- a CDS encoding quinone-dependent dihydroorotate dehydrogenase — protein sequence MPLIEKMGLSALHRVDPEAAHGLAIRALRSGLAPSPGPQTSARLHTTIAGLDLPNPVGLAAGFDKNATAVAPLSRAGFGFIEVGAATPLPQPGNPRPRLFRLTEDRAAINRFGFNNDGMEAICARLSRRGAGVPVGLNLGANKTSPDRAADFARVMTAARNHVDFATVNVSSPNTEKLRDLQGKAALSALLEGVMEVRGATPVFLKIAPDLSPAEIEDVAEVAQNSGVAAIIATNTTLDRTGLASAHASEAGGLSGAPLFERSTRVLARLAGLTDIPLIGVGGVSDAETAYAKICAGASALQLYTALVFGGLGLVREITSGLETLLARDGFATVAEAVGSKREDWL from the coding sequence ATGCCGCTGATCGAAAAAATGGGCCTCAGCGCGCTGCACCGGGTTGATCCTGAAGCGGCCCATGGTTTGGCGATCCGGGCCTTGCGGTCGGGTCTGGCCCCGTCCCCCGGCCCTCAGACCTCTGCACGTTTGCACACAACGATCGCCGGGCTTGATCTGCCGAACCCCGTCGGGCTGGCGGCGGGCTTTGACAAAAACGCGACCGCCGTGGCTCCGCTCAGCCGGGCTGGATTTGGCTTTATCGAAGTGGGGGCTGCCACGCCCCTGCCCCAACCCGGCAACCCACGTCCGCGTCTGTTTCGCCTGACCGAAGACCGCGCGGCGATCAACCGTTTTGGCTTTAACAACGACGGGATGGAGGCGATCTGCGCGCGGCTTTCGCGGCGCGGTGCTGGCGTTCCGGTGGGGCTGAACCTTGGCGCGAACAAGACCAGCCCCGACCGCGCCGCCGACTTCGCCCGCGTGATGACCGCCGCGCGCAATCACGTCGATTTCGCAACGGTGAACGTCTCCTCTCCCAATACCGAGAAGCTGCGCGACCTTCAGGGCAAAGCGGCGCTGTCGGCCCTGCTCGAAGGGGTGATGGAGGTGCGCGGTGCGACGCCCGTGTTTCTGAAAATCGCCCCCGATCTCAGCCCGGCAGAGATTGAGGACGTGGCCGAGGTCGCCCAAAATTCGGGCGTCGCTGCCATTATCGCGACCAATACGACACTCGACCGGACCGGCCTTGCCAGCGCCCACGCGAGCGAGGCCGGTGGCCTTTCCGGCGCACCGCTGTTTGAGCGCTCGACCCGCGTTCTGGCACGGCTCGCCGGGCTGACCGACATCCCGCTGATTGGCGTCGGTGGCGTATCAGACGCCGAAACCGCCTATGCCAAGATCTGCGCAGGTGCCTCGGCGCTGCAACTCTATACGGCGCTGGTGTTTGGCGGCCTTGGACTGGTGCGTGAGATTACCTCCGGGCTGGAGACGCTGCTCGCCCGCGATGGCTTTGCCACTGTGGCCGAAGCTGTGGGCAGCAAGCGTGAGGACTGGCTATGA
- a CDS encoding VOC family protein, with the protein MLTPFHLAYNVRDLDQTRAFYGDVLGCTEGRSTETWVDYSFFGHQISMHLGEPFATQATGKVGEHMVPMPHLGVVLQMDDWKALAERLKGAKVDFVIEPSLRFEGEPGEQATMFFRDPSGNPIEVKGFADMERVFAQ; encoded by the coding sequence ATGCTCACCCCGTTCCACCTTGCCTACAACGTCCGTGACCTTGACCAAACCCGCGCCTTTTATGGCGATGTGCTGGGCTGTACTGAGGGCCGCTCGACCGAGACTTGGGTCGATTATTCCTTCTTTGGGCATCAGATTTCCATGCATCTGGGAGAGCCTTTCGCCACGCAGGCCACCGGGAAAGTCGGCGAACACATGGTGCCGATGCCGCATCTGGGCGTGGTTTTGCAGATGGACGATTGGAAGGCGCTGGCAGAACGGCTGAAAGGCGCAAAGGTCGATTTCGTGATCGAGCCTTCGCTGCGGTTTGAGGGTGAGCCGGGTGAGCAAGCGACGATGTTCTTCCGCGACCCGTCGGGCAACCCGATTGAGGTCAAAGGTTTCGCGGATATGGAGCGTGTCTTTGCTCAGTAA